The window GATATATGGTTCCTTGCTACTTCAATATCTTGATAACGCGGCCCGAGCCCACCGTGCGGCCGCCCTCGCGGATGGCGAAGCGCAAGCCCTCCTCCATGGCGATCGGGGCGATGAGCTCGCCGCGTATCTCCACGTTGTCGCCGGGCATGACCATCTCGGTTCCCTCGGGCAGGTGCGCGACACCGGTCACATCGGTCGTGCGGAAGTAAAACTGCGGACGGTAGCCGTCGAAAAACGGGGTGTGGCGGCCGCCTTCCTCTTTGGTGAGCACGTAGACCTGGCTCATGAACTCGGTGTGGGGAGTGATCGAGCCGGGCTTGCAGAGCACCTGGCCGCGCTCGATGTCGGTGCGCGACACGCCGCGCAAGAGCACGCCGACGTTGTCGCCGGCCTGCGCCTCGTCAAGGAGCTTGCGAAACATCTCGACACCGGTGACGACGGTT is drawn from Clostridiales bacterium and contains these coding sequences:
- the tuf gene encoding elongation factor Tu (EF-Tu; promotes GTP-dependent binding of aminoacyl-tRNA to the A-site of ribosomes during protein biosynthesis; when the tRNA anticodon matches the mRNA codon, GTP hydrolysis results; the inactive EF-Tu-GDP leaves the ribosome and release of GDP is promoted by elongation factor Ts; many prokaryotes have two copies of the gene encoding EF-Tu) — protein: PQPARDIEKPFLMAVEDVFTITGRGTVATGRVERGIVKVGDDVEIVGIRDTHKTVVTGVEMFRKLLDEAQAGDNVGVLLRGVSRTDIERGQVLCKPGSITPHTEFMSQVYVLTKEEGGRHTPFFDGYRPQFYFRTTDVTGVAHLPEGTEMVMPGDNVEIRGELIAPIAMEEGLRFAIREGGRTVGSGRVIKILK